A single Hemiscyllium ocellatum isolate sHemOce1 chromosome 18, sHemOce1.pat.X.cur, whole genome shotgun sequence DNA region contains:
- the svip gene encoding small VCP/p97-interacting protein, whose product MGLCLPCLGGAAQDVVETPDPETRRRQLAEAAEKRQKENVHRGIKNPESVERKKQKQEALEKQQMNSTPAGGGGGLRWQVG is encoded by the exons ATGGGACTGTGCCTGCCGTGCCTGGGAGGGGCGGcccaggatgtggtggagacacCCGACCCG GAAACCAGAAGACGGCAATTAGCAGAAGCTGCTGAGAAGAGGCAGAAGGAG AATGTGCACCGAGGCATTAAGAATCCTGAATCGGTGGAGCGAAAGAAGCAGAAGCAGGAGGCATTGGAAAAGCAGCAGATGAATTCTACACCTGCAGGAGGCGGTGGTGGCCTCAGG